A stretch of the Nosocomiicoccus ampullae genome encodes the following:
- the recA gene encoding recombinase RecA — MDERQKALETVQKNMDKMFGKGAVMKLGDDPGRKVETTSSGSITLDRALGVGGYPQGRIIEIYGPESSGKTTVALHAIAEVQRQGGIAAFIDAEHALDPVYAKNLGVDIENLYLSQPDHGEQGLEIAEAFVRSGAVDIVVIDSVAALTPKAEIEGEMGDTHVGLQARMMSQALRKLSAAISKSNTTAIFINQIREKVGVMFGNPETTPGGRALKFYSSVRLEVRRAEQLKLAQDIVGNRTKIKVVKNKVAPPFRVAEVDIMYGQGISRTGEILDLGVEYDIVDKSGAWYSYEGERLGQGKENAKEYLTNNPDILDEINGKLRNVLGFEGTDAEESEEHTDEENSLFDE; from the coding sequence ATGGATGAAAGACAAAAAGCGTTAGAAACTGTTCAGAAAAATATGGATAAGATGTTTGGTAAAGGTGCAGTAATGAAACTTGGTGACGATCCGGGACGTAAAGTAGAAACGACGTCTTCTGGATCGATTACGCTAGACCGTGCACTTGGAGTTGGGGGATACCCACAAGGTAGAATTATTGAAATTTACGGTCCAGAATCTTCAGGTAAAACGACAGTCGCACTACATGCGATTGCAGAAGTGCAGCGCCAAGGCGGCATTGCGGCATTTATCGATGCTGAGCACGCGCTTGATCCAGTATATGCTAAAAACCTCGGTGTAGATATTGAAAACTTATACCTTTCTCAACCAGATCACGGTGAACAAGGATTAGAAATTGCTGAAGCATTTGTACGAAGTGGTGCAGTGGATATCGTCGTTATCGACTCAGTAGCAGCGTTAACACCTAAAGCAGAAATCGAAGGTGAAATGGGAGATACGCACGTCGGTTTACAAGCGAGAATGATGTCTCAGGCATTACGTAAACTCTCAGCAGCAATATCTAAAAGTAATACGACTGCAATCTTCATCAACCAAATTCGTGAAAAAGTTGGAGTTATGTTTGGTAACCCAGAAACAACACCTGGTGGACGTGCACTTAAATTCTACAGTTCAGTTCGTTTAGAAGTTCGTCGTGCTGAACAGTTAAAACTCGCTCAAGATATCGTTGGTAACCGTACGAAAATTAAAGTTGTTAAAAACAAAGTCGCACCACCATTTAGAGTCGCTGAAGTTGATATTATGTATGGTCAAGGGATTTCTAGAACAGGTGAAATACTAGATCTTGGTGTAGAGTATGACATCGTCGATAAAAGTGGTGCATGGTATTCATATGAAGGTGAGCGACTCGGTCAAGGTAAAGAAAATGCAAAAGAGTACTTAACAAATAATCCGGATATTTTAGACGAAATTAACGGTAAGTTAAGAAATGTTTTAGGATTTGAAGGTACTGATGCTGAAGAGTCAGAAGAACATACAGACGAAGAAAATAGTCTA